In Anopheles gambiae chromosome 2, idAnoGambNW_F1_1, whole genome shotgun sequence, a single window of DNA contains:
- the LOC5667624 gene encoding endoplasmic reticulum metallopeptidase 1: MAGGTTSSARSKMKAKGVQDSGRTNSPSEDVANLHQLEAQHGILGIVLLLFCGTVSSYLCTYLPEALTAADLDRHPTAFIAERAWDNLQVLNDFGPKPTGSRANELGAADYIRREIEKAKATAHAAQLVETAHQTISGAYPIAFLGNPLTSVYRNAQNLVVRLAGRSEDGERAALMLNCHYDTVASSPGASDDGGSCAVMLEILRVLSRAPERNRHSIVFLFNGAEETPLQAAHGFVSQHRWAGEVRAFLNLESAGSGGKEQLFQAGPQHPWLIEAYGRAVRHPAAQTVSEEIFQSGIIPSDTDFRIFRDFGHVPGMDFAHTINGYRYHTRFDTIDYLTLPVLQRTGDNILALTRELANGEELGRVGSDPNLAEGYSVFFDVLGLFFVSYSASTGQIVNVMLAVLSLAMPLMELCRQVRRVGERSVLSQTLVGLLGTVCGTAASVGVVLLVANRLDAVGRAMSWFSTPYLILGLYGCPVILMHCFAHRLCSHWFSDKKSPLNLTQTVRARLIGVNLFWTLLIIPLTLANIRSAYIIAVIVLLSLLSTILTSVLGYQGQPRRWLALHLAFQVPTLLWATKFYHLLVKLFVPITGRMGAGTNPEYLIALLVACFGLLCVSYLVPLVGLLKGTSELTARMTVFAMIAFLLGCCTQVGFPYRDESNGEPSVQRHYVTHTLQVAHRDGAVVSEGAGFLFREMDRNAVRVIRGVAKPAEAVPMRQMETCRTMLFCGVPFYSIWHQIRFNNYWMEGPSPAIEKHTLPTFELVRVHQNSSSVRHYSFEIVHRHQTCVQSALIIAPKPGVQLVAWSLMDTVPGTIEFNGERAHFVLITYGLADDAPWTVTFAFEYDPDHLQDGAGAKLFDVSWVNTYWEHGDKHTDEFRKLIDQFPEWAHVIPSVAVVNITAH; this comes from the exons ATGGCCGGCGGTACCACCAGTAGTGCTCGGtcgaaaatgaaagcaaaaggtGTGCAAGATTCCGGTCGAACGAACTCCCCGTCCGAGGATGTGGCGAATCTGCATCAGCTTGAAGCACAGCACGGCATCCTGGGCattgtgctgctgttgttttgcggCACCGTCTCCAGCTATCTGTGCACCTACCTGCCGGAAGCGCTGACGGCGGCCGACCTCGATCGCCATCCGACCGCATTCATCGCCGAACGCGCCTGGGACAATCTGCAGGTGCTGAACGATTTCGGCCCCAAGCCGACCGGTTCGCGGGCGAACGAACTCGGTGCGGCCGACTACATACGGCGTGAGATCGAAAAGGCAAAAGCCACTGCTCACGCCGCTCAACTCGTGGAGACCGCTCACCAGACCATTTCCGGTGCGTACCCGATCGCGTTTCTCGGCAACCCGCTAACGAGCGTGTATCGGAACGCGCAGAACCTCGTGGTAAGGTTGGCAGGGCGGTCGGAGGATGGCGAGCGGGCAGCATTGATGCTGAACTGCCACTACGACACGGTCGCCAGCAGCCCGGGAGCGAGCGACGACGGTGGCAGCTGTGCGGTGATGCTGGAGATCTTGCGCGTGTTATCGCGTGCCCCGGAACGGAACCGCCACTCGATCGTGTTTCTGTTTAACGGTGCCGAGGAAACGCCACTGCAGGCAGCGCACGGGTTCGTCAGTCAACATCGGTGGGCGGGGGAGGTACGTGCCTTCCTGAACCTCGAATCGGCCGGATCGGGCGGTAAGGAGCAACTGTTCCAAGCCGGCCCACAGCACCCGTGGCTGATTGAAGCGTACGGACGTGCGGTGCGCCATCCGGCCGCCCAAACCGTTTCGGAGGAGATCTTCCAGTCCGGCATCATACCGTCGGATACGGATTTTCGCATCTTCCGCGACTTTGGCCACGTGCCCGGGATGGACTTTGCGCACACGATCAACGGATACCGGTACCATACGAGGTTCGACACGATTGACTACCTGACGCTACCGGTACTGCAGCGCACGGGCGATAACATACTGGCGCTTACGCGCGAACTTGCCAACGGTGAGGAGCTGGGCCGGGTCGGCAGCGATCCGAACCTGGCCGAGGGTTACAGTGTATTCTTTGACGTGCTGGGTTTGTTCTTCGTCAGCTACAGTGCCAGTACGGGGCAAATAGTGAATGTGATGCTTGCGGTATTGTCGCTGGCGATGCCACTGATGGAACTTTGCCGCCAGGTACGACGAGTTGGTGAGCGAAGCGTTTTGAGTCAGACACTGGTGGGCCTGCTGGGTACGGTTTGTGGTACGGCAGCGAGCGTCGGTGTGGTGTTGCTCGTGGCGAACCGATTGGATGCTGTTGGACGTGCCATGTCATGGTTCTCGACGCCATATCTCATCCTCGGACTGTACGGATGTCCCGTCATCTTGATGCATTGCTTTGCGCATCGTTTGTGCAGCCATTGGTTCAGCGATAAGAAG TCCCCGCTCAACCTTACGCAAACGGTTCGTGCCCGTCTGATCGGAGTGAACCTCTTCTGGACGCTACTGATCATCCCGCTAACCCTTGCGAACATTCGGAGCGCATACATCATCGCAGTAATTGTGCTGCTTTCGCTGCTCTCCACCATCCTGACGTCCGTGCTTGGATACCAAGGTCAGCCACGCCGCTGGCTAGCTCTTCATCTAGCATTCCAGGTTCCCACCCTGCTGTGGGCAACCAAGTTTTACCATCTATTGGTAAAGCTGTTCGTACCCATCACAGGACGTATGGGTGCCGGTACTAACCCCGAATATCTGATTGCCCTGTTGGTGGCTTGCTTTGGCCTTCTGTGTGTGAGCTATCTAGTGCCGCTGGTTGGACTGCTTAAAGGCACTTCCGAGCTAACTGCACGAATGACCGTATTCGCAATGATTGCGTTCCTGCTGGGATGCTGCACGCAGGTTGGCTTTCCGTACCGGGACGAAAGCAATGGGGAACCGTCGGTTCAGCGTCATTACGTTACG CACACGCTCCAAGTGGCACATCGTGATGGGGCAGTCGTGTCCGAAGGCGCTGGTTTCCTGTTCCGTGAAATGGACCGCAATGCGGTGCGCGTGATACGTGGAGTGGCCAAACCGGCCGAAGCCGTTCCCATGCGCCAGATGGAGACCTGCCGCACGATGCTGTTCTGCGGTGTGCCTTTTTATTCGATCTGGCATCAGATCCGTTTCAA TAACTACTGGATGGAAGGACCTTCGCCGGCGATAGAAAAACACACTCTGCCCACGTTTGAGCTGGTAAGGGTGCACCAGAATTCCAGCAGCGTTCGGCACTATAGCTTTGAAATAGTGCACCGCCATCAGACCTGCGTCCAGTCGGCACTAATAATTGCTCCCAAGCCAGGCGTCCAGCTGGTGGCTTGGAGCCTGATGGACACGGTGCCGGGCACGATAGAGTTCAACGGAGAGCGGGCACACTTTGTGCTGATAACCTACGGCCTGGCGGACGATGCACCGTGGACAGTCACGTTCGCGTTTGAGTACGACCCGGATCATCTGCAGGATGGCGCTGGCGCGAAGCTGTTTGACGTGAGCTGGGTAAACACGTACTGGGAGCACGGGGATAAGCACACGGACGAGTTTCGGAAGCTAATCGACCAGTTCCCGGAGTGGGCTCACGTTATCCCATCGGTGGCTGTTGTGAACATTACTGCCCATTGA
- the LOC1272796 gene encoding endoplasmic reticulum metallopeptidase 1, whose amino-acid sequence MALLLPLSRSSSSSVRKMKAKESNYDPNIHRLPWYGGWVLLALVALCGTVSYWSFFYLPPALTAADLAQQPLVFNGARAWDTLTHLDALGPKTTGSRANEVRAVEVLEREFSLINASHHPAQQVLYEKQIVSGQYGINFFGSQMTSVYRRVQNLIVKLVGAEDRHALMLNCHFDSVASSPGASDDCGSCAVMLEILRVLSRAPERIRHSIVFLFNGAEETPLQASHGFITGHRWAREVRAFLNLESAGSGGKELLFQSGPQHPWLIEAYSRAVRHPFGQAIGEEIFQSGLIPSDTDFRIFRDFGHVPGLDFAHIFNGYRYHTRYDSVQFLSPAVLQRTGDNILSMVRLLANGNQLANRDDGQSEGSMVFFDFLGLFFISYTAIEGTVLNIVVSIAGLVVGCWSVLAVVGWSNWRSMGREMLHGFVATLVGSGAGIGLNLATAYGMDRAVDRSMSWYSSCWLVVGLYCVPVMMLLFIAHREFHRLFSKSKTVLSLTLTVQARIVGVFLFWALLTIGATVYGLRSAYVIAIMLTLALFSMTLTALLKLQSFPGGYWLIIYLLVHSVALLWTTQFYHIFTNIFIPITGRSGANDNPDLIIGIVAAACTIFTTSFLVPLVNLLRKPYRTIGTLFVLFLAALALGTVSSFGFPYTGPGSSPSDAPKVQRILVQHTVRQFYEPNSTQTVRSADAGYLFRLWDRHNERTVRDVLEKQSPGKGASALEPTELPECKREVFCGMPGSAIRFTSLWSPQLNRPNTPDMVKLSLDRWEVVRRNANGSSVKLTISLNGSFQSTILVRPRRNVRLTGWNLTPEVPVKLAAAGHKAYFLLITHGLAGEPVPLILDLETDRQSDTVEPLVDISVTSNFWEYHEHFTEEFSRFVASFPSWAHVVPSVTVVNVYTF is encoded by the exons ATGGCGCTGTTGCTACCACTGTCGCGGTCGTCGTCATCTTCAGTGCGCAAAATGAAAGCGAAAGAATCGAACTACGATCCCAACATTCACCGCTTACCATGGTACGGTGGCTGGGTGCTGCTTGCATTGGTGGCCCTTTGCGGTACGGTCAGCTACTGGTCCTTCTTCTACCTGCCACCGGCCCTGACCGCAGCCGATCTCGCCCAGCAACCGCTTGTGTTCAATGGTGCGCGCGCCTGGGACACACTGACCCATCTGGATGCACTCGGCCCAAAGACGACCGGTTCACGAGCGAACGAAGTGCGTGCGGTAGAGGTGCTGGAACGGGAGTTTTCCCTCATCAACGCGTCGCACCATCCCGCCCAGCAGGTGCTGTACGAGAAGCAGATCGTCTCCGGCCAGTACGGGATCAATTTCTTCGGCAGCCAGATGACCAGCGTGTACCGCCGGGTGCAGAATTTGATCGTGAAGCTCGTCGGTGCGGAAGACCGGCATGCACTGATGCTGAACTGCCACTTCGACTCCGTGGCCAGCAGTCCGGGAGCGAGCGATGACTGTGGTAGCTGCGCGGTGATGCTGGAAATTCTGCGCGTACTATCGCGCGCCCCGGAACGGATCCGCCACTCGATCGTATTTCTGTTTAACGGTGCGGAAGAAACGCCACTGCAAGCATCGCACGGTTTCATCACGGGGCACCGGTGGGCACGGGAGGTGCGTGCCTTTCTGAACCTTGAGTCGGCCGGGTCTGGTGGGAAGGAGCTGCTGTTCCAGAGCGGACCCCAGCACCCGTGGCTGATCGAGGCGTACTCACGTGCCGTCCGGCATCCGTTCGGGCAGGCGATCGGCGAAGAGATCTTCCAGTCCGGGCTCATACCGTCCGACACGGACTTTCGCATCTTCCGCGACTTTGGACACGTGCCGGGGCTAGACTTTGCGCACATCTTTAACGGCTACCGGTACCACACACGGTACGATTCGGTGCAGTTCCTTTCGCCGGCGGTTTTGCAGCGAACAGGCGACAACATACTGTCGATGGTGAGACTACTGGCGAACGGTAATCAGCTAGCAAACCGGGACGACGGTCAGTCCGAAGGAAGCATGGTGTTTTTTGACTTCCTGGGTCTGTTTTTCATCTCGTACACGGCTATCGAGGGGACGGTGCTGAACATTGTGGTGTCAATCGCTGGTCTTGTGGTTGGTTGCTGGAGCGTACTGGCCGTCGTCGGTTGGAGCAACTGGCGCTCGATGGGACGAGAGATGTTGCACGGGTTTGTGGCCACGTTGGTCGGTTCCGGTGCTGGCATAGGGCTCAATCTGGCTACGGCTTATGGAATGGATCGTGCCGTAGATCGTTCGATGTCGTGGTACTCTTCCTGCTGGCTTGTAGTCGGATTGTATTGCGTGCCGGTGATGATGTTGCTGTTTATCGCCCATCGTGAGTTCCACAGGCTGTTTAGCAAGTCGAAG ACTGTCCTTTCGCTGACTCTCACAGTACAGGCACGAATTGTAGGAGTGTTCCTTTTCTGGGCGCTGCTTACAATTGGTGCGACCGTGTATGGACTCCGTTCAGCTTACGTTATTGCCATAATGCTTACCCTAGCACTGTTCAGCATGACGCTCACCGCACTGCTCAAGCTGCAATCCTTCCCTGGCGGCTACTGGCTTATCATCTACCTGCTCGTGCACAGCGTAGCGCTACTCTGGACCACGCAGTTCTACCACATCTTCACCAACATCTTCATCCCCATCACCGGCCGATCGGGAGCGAATGACAATCCGGATTTGATCATCGGCATCGTTGCTGCCGCTTGTACCATCTTCACGACCAGCTTCCTCGTCCCGCTGGTGAACTTGCTGCGTAAGCCGTACCGTACCATCGGCACGCTGTTTGTACTTTTTCTGGCAGCTCTGGCCCTGGGAACAGTATCCTCATTCGGATTCCCTTACACCGGCCCCGGTTCCTCGCCGTCTGACGCTCCCAAGGTACAGCGCATTCTTGTGCAGCATACGGTACGTCAATTTTACGAACCCAACAGCACGCAAACGGTTCGTTCGGCTGACGCTGGCTACCTGTTTCGGCTGTGGGATCGACACAACGAGCGTACGGTGCGCGATGTGCTCGAAAAGCAATCACCAGGGAAGGGTGCCAGCGCACTGGAGCCAACAGAGCTGCCAGAATGCAAGCGGGAAGTATTTTGCGGTATGCCCGGCTCAGCTATACGTTTCACCTCACTTTGGTCACCGCAGTTGAACCGTCCCAACACTCCGGATATGGTGAAACTCTCACTGGATCGATGGGAGGTCGTTCGCCGCAATGCAAACGGATCTAGCGTAAAGCTTACGATCAGTCTCAACGGAAGTTTTCAATCAACCATACTCGTGCGCCCGAGACGCAATGTGCGGCTCACTGGCTGGAATCTCACACCGGAAGTGCCGGTAAAGTTGGCAGCCGCCGGTCACAAAGCGTACTTTTTACTCATCACCCATGGTCTCGCCGGAGAGCCAGTACCATTGATACTGGATCTGGAAACCGATAGGCAGTCGGACACGGTAGAACCTTTGGTGGACATCAGTGTTACATCAAACTTCTGGGAGTACCATGAGCACTTCACGGAGGAATTCAGTCGATTCGTGGCATCGTTCCCAAGTTGGGCACACGTTGTACCTTCCGTGACCGTGGTGAATGTTTACactttttaa
- the LOC4576879 gene encoding uncharacterized protein LOC4576879 has translation MGCSEIMRNLGDLVMNNKLVTFLSVALFAFVITVIALAVSNNNNASDLEECQARLAEFLSSTTTTIVTPETTTTVAPTPETTTQATPPPPSS, from the exons ATGGGCTGCAGTGAAATCATGCGTAATCTCGGTG ACCTTGTAATGAACAATAAACTGGTCACCTTCCTGAGTGTGGCCTTGTTCGCATTCGTGATCACTGTGATAGCACTAGCGGTGTCGAACAATAATAATGCGAGCGATCTGGAGGAATGCCAGGCAAGGCTGGCAGAGTTTTTGTCTTCCACGACAACAACGATTGTGACACCTGAAACTACTACAACGGTTGCACCAACTCCTGAAACGACCACACAAGCTACCCCGCCCCCGCCTAGCTCGTAA